The window aaggggtatatatatatatatattaaaaaattaatttatttttacaaggtgttcttagttttttattttttacttagtatttttttaatatattagatgcccctttatcattgtcatttTCTTCGAGTCAATATTGTCACCTCATAATGAGGCGTTTGTCTTATGAGACCTTGTTGTCTTCCTATTTCGTTGTGGTCATCTTTTTACATTGTGTTTGTTGTCACCCATTGTGATCTTGCATTTCGTCTAATGAGGCTCACATGAAAGTTGGCATAATGGTAATGTTGTCGTGAGAGTTGTTGGTAGTATAAAAGGTCTTGGATCGATTATTCGTGGGGTCATCTACTCAATGGTGATGAAGGCATAGATGAGGATATGCCAAGGGAGTCGAGGGATAGAGATGATAGTGCCTCATGATGCAGAGGGCATAGTCTCATGGGGTAGACGATAGTGTTTCGTGGGACGAAGGTGACCATAGTGAAGGAGCGTGATGGTAGAGTCTTACAGGATAAAAATAGTTATTGTACGGTGGTCGGACGAAGGTGACGATTGACAATTCCCATTCAAAAGAGGAGGTGACGACGACAAGGGGCATTCAAGatattagcaaaaaaaaaaaaaaaagggcaccaaatgaaaattttgaaaatttagAGCATCTGTCAAGCccaaaaaaattaactttttcaGGAAAGTAAAATTTTTTATGTATATTCCTAGTAAACTATGAAATTAGCGTCTGTTGTCACAAATATTATTGTAGAACATATATCCTTTCAGTTATTATCATCCTTCTCATGCCACTATTTTCAGAAATCCTAGGTTAACCTTTTAATTGACATTAATTTGTAAAAGAAATATGcaaagatattttaaaaaaacCTCGAATGTCTCTAGTATCATAATGTGGTTTTAAAATGTACGAATATCACTTAGAAACTCAACTAATAGTGATCTTATGCTGGTTAGTGAagattaactatatatatatatatatatatagagagagagagagagagagagagagagagagagagagagagagaggtaatgaTTCCAAGGATGGAGGACCATTTAAGTTCCGTAAATGACCGGTGGCTATGGTAGTGGAACACTGGCCCCACCCCCTGTTATATGTCGTATCTATTTTGGCTCATAATTCCCCTTACATATTATGCGGTGAGCGCTACACACACATCGTAGGCGAGCCGATAATGGAGCGCCATGTTAGCTGATGATTCTGTGGCTTTGTGTGTTAAGACAACTTGGACGGTTTGGCGTGTGTGTGCGtgtcacacacttgaaatcatccCGCTGGTATATACTTTTTTGTGTTGGGGTGGAACTTGCATCCACTGATAACAGCCAAAGAAGGTGTGAGAATTGCAAAGAATGGAACCCATGGTGGGCCTCACCATTGCACCTCCACTGTATCAGAGTTACATCGAGCAACACACACATAATAAGCTCATAAGTGAAAGAACAATAGGTTAGAGAAGAAGCGAGCCACCAATACCAAATGCTGAGCCCGAAAAGAGAGAGGTCAATCGACTGAGCTTGGATTTCGGGGTGCTGAGGACATCAATCAATTGAGCAATAATGGAGATGAAATGGCCTGTAGGAAAGGCTGTGGAGACAAGACTGAGCTGCCTTTGGTACCTTCTCCAAGCTTTTAAGGCCTATTTACCcaacaaaaagaaggaagaaatgtgtgcttttattattatcatcattttaTTCCTATCAAAGCTCCTTTGGGAGGTTTGGGTATTATGTGATAAGACATGAACCAAATAATCATCAACTCATCTACCGGAAGATAAAGTGTGCCATGGACCCAACcaaaggaaaaagaaggaaaagaaaagcaaatactGAATCAAAGACCAGGATTCCCTGTGCCTTGTGGGGGTAAACCTAATCTCATCTCTATGCAGCttcttcgtctctctctctctatctctctctctctttgctccACTGTCTCCACTCTTCCCTTTTCTGATCTCTCTGACTGCAATTATAGCGCTACCCTCATATTAGAAAGAGAAGACTGAGCACTCGAGAGCTCAGTTCCTAAAATCCTTCTGTGCTGTCTTCTTTTGACATGAGAGAGACAAGAGAGAGTTGAACTCGGAACTCTTATAATACACTATTTCTGCCATATTTGATGGTTAGGGTTTCGAGAGCACATGGAAAGGAAAGGGATGTTTGATTGCCGGTGTGGAGGTGCAGAGCTGGAGGCAACTTACAACCCCCCCCTCTCCCTTCGCTTGGTTTTATGGTAATCACCACAATTTCAATGATGTCATATCTGATACGAAAACACATCGCCACCTATGCCCACTCTGAAGTATCCGAATAAAGGTTGCTTCTCTCCGGCTTCTTTctcccaccctctctctctctctctctctctctctctctctctctctctcttcttctcctttagtGGCTTTGAGCCTTGCGATAGCAACATAATAAAGATCAGATACCACTATCTTGTCCCTTCTCATTGCTATCACTGGTGCAAGAAAACAAACAACAAGGCGGTGGTCTTCTTCACCATGTTCTTatcatcatcagcagcagcagcagcctccAATTCCACCTCCATCTCCGAAGAAGCTAGTGTTTCCTCCGAGACAAGATTTCATGTCGGCTTCAGCTCTTCGCTTGCACCCTCATCCCCTCACCACCAACCACAGCAGCCACCACCTAAGACCAGGAAGAAGAGAAGCCAACCGGGGAACCCAGGTAGGCCGCCGGACCTCTCCCCTCAACCCTGCTCTTCTTTGCTCCTAATTTCTTGGGTTTATGGACATATATATATGCTGCAGACCCCGATGCCGAGGTTGTAGCCTTGTCACCCAACACGCTGATGGCCACCAACAGATTTATCTGCGAGATATGTAACAAGGGTTTCCAGAGAGACCAGAACCTGCAGCTCCACAGGAGGGGCCACAATCTGCCATGGAAGCTGAGGCAGAGAAGCAGCAAGGAAGTGGCAAGGAAGAGGGTGTACGTTTGCCCGGAGCCATCTTGCGTGCACCACCATCCTTCCAGGGCGCTCGGTGACCTGACAGGGATCAAGAAGCACTTCTCCAGGAAGCATGGAGAGAAGAGGTGGAAGTGTGACAAGTGCTCCAAACGATACGCCGTGCACTCAGACTGGAAAGCCCATGTGAAGACCTGCGGAACCAAGGAATATAGATGTGATTGTGGCACCCTTTTCTCCAGGTTTGCGATCCATCAACTCTGATCACTCTCCTCTCTTGTTATCATGGTTAAACTCCGAATAGATCCTCCTATAATAACCCTACCATCACAGATCAGTATGATTTCTCTAACAGAGATCAGCATGACAATAGGTTAAAGATCTGCATTTTGAAtcactctctctcttctttctgctACCGGCATCAGATCATTTTGTTCTTGCTTGTTGAATGGAAGGCACTACAAATGCTCACTAGATTGCACAAGATAGAACTGAAAACCGTAGAAAAAGATACATTTTAAGGATTCTAGTTCTCTTTCAAACACCTCAACTGGTAGGAACCGCAGCAAGCTTGATCCTCTCTCCGAGGTGCAACTTCCGTGAGATCATCTTGAAGCTTCTCACTACATTTCTTTCTGTTGTTAGCATTCTGCTAACAATTTCTGCATCTCTCATAACTTTTCAAGCTGAGAGCAGTTGCACTTCTCACTGCAAACGACAGGCACGTATATATCGAACTTGTGTTGTTCGTGACATACTCCATCAATTGTATCTTGAGGTGTCTTTACTTCCGATGTATCTGTACAAAGCTTATCATCTTGTTAATTGGACAAGTGCATGTCATACAACTGCAGTGAGTAATAAAAACGAGAGCCAAGGAAATAATGCATGGGAATATTGGGTGACGGCTAAGTAGGAATTTTTCCTTCGTTTGCTTTACCGAGTGTACTTCTTTGTACGCTAGTTTGCTGGCATCGATGAGTTCTTGTAAGGCTGCAAAATTTCTGGATGGTCAACTGCTCGTCGTTCGATGCACACACAGTCCCGCATTGAACTGTTTGACCTAATGGGCAAACTTTGCGTTCTCTCCGAGTGTGTTTATGTAGATTTCAGTTGCCTAAACTTTTGCATCAGTATCTGACATTACAAATCAACATGTTATGTGGAACTCTTGTCTTgttattatcattactattattGATgttactgttgttgttgttgttgttgttcagaGAGGATATAGCAAAACATGGTCAATTTCTTTGATTATGTATCCTGCATCATCTTGTTCTACATGGACATTGAGATCATTGAGAAGTTACTGCACATTCACCTCCATTTCTATGTGGACATTCTTTCATCTCCATTTTAGTTTATGTTTAACATTGCAGCACATATTTTTGTGTGTCCTGTCCAAGAAAAATAAACATTTTAtcataaatctctctctctctctctctctctctctctctctctctctctctctcaaacacaCACTGTGTGGGGCTGTGTGGCCACTCAAACTCAATTCCTCATATCTCATTCAACATAGCCTTCTCATGTATTGTGTTTCTCTTGTTATTTATCTTCTTTATCTTATTTGATATGTACACTTGTGATCTCTGTTGTGTTCATGCAGGAAAGACAGCTTCATCACCCACAGAGCCTTCTGCGATGCCTTGGCAGAAGAAAGCGCAAGACTCATGTCCGCCGCTGTCACCACGTCACCTCCGCTCCACCAACCCCTCTTCCTCCCATTCTCCTCCTGGCACCCGACGACGAGTTCTAACCCTAACTTGATCCTTAACCCTAGCCATGACCCTGACATCGGAGCATTGCAAATCAAACCAGCTGAGAACGATCTCCCTTCCCTCGTTCACCACCTTCCCACCGGAACCAGCACCTCGGCCCACCTCTCAGCCACTGCACTTCTCCAGAGGGCCTCCACCATGGGCGCTATGAGCTTCACCAACACCGTCAGCGGCCAAGGTTACGATGGCATGATGGTCGGCGACGTCGCTGCCTTTCCAATGTGGCAGAACGGCCATCGCTTGACGAGGGACTTCCTCGGTGTGGCGGCCGGCGAGGCTGGGGACGAAGACGACGACCTACTCCTGGATCTGGTGGCCGCCTCCTCCTGTGCTCCCATGGGTGACCCAACCAAGCAGCTCTCCGGGTTCCCTCCGGTGACCGGGCCGTGGGATTGATCGCTGGTACAGGACGTCGGTTGTAATGTTCTTTCATGTTCTTGCGTTGCCCTGCTGGTGTTATTTCATCTTGCTTTTTGCGTAGCACATTGACCTAAATTGCAAGCACGCGGACACGGTGAGCATCCACGACATAAGCTACTGTGTGTGAGAGCAAAAGGAGAGCACTTTTCTGACATGGCTTAGTAGCAAATAGAACCTGTGTCTGTGCTCAGATTGCTGAAACGAAAGAGGTGTTGAGAGAGAATTCCAATGTTCTTTTATGCTTTTAGCTTCTTGCAATAACCAGACCAAAATCGATGACAAACTCAAAGAGAACAGATCGACTCTTGCAAAAGCTGGTCAACTTAGCCACAACAATCCAAGTTCTCCTGCAACTAAAAAAGCAGGGCTCACTTTTAGGGTTTCAAATGGACATGGTTGGTGATAAGGGAGGACGAGGTGGCAGTCAGGGCCAAAACGTCCTCGACATGGCCCATCAGAAATGATGAAAGGGCAAAAGATGAAGGAACAGAAACGTCAAGGCGTGAGGAAAAATATGTTCACGGATGCACATCAACTGAATCCTCCGGTCCTTTCGATCGCCTTGCTTTCTTGAATTCCGATCCGGGCTCGTATTGGGATTGGAGGAGATCAAGGCAGCTTTACGATGGACATGCGGCGATCCTTTCTCCATCGTTAAACGCACATCGAACACTCAGATGCACGCAGGCCGACATCTCCTCGCAATTAACCTATTCACAGAAATTGCTAGGGTTTAGCATAGCAGTCTCTAAGAGAATTCTCACCGTTTCTATCTTCTCATGATTTGGAGAGTCAACTACGCGAGCCAGACTTGTGCAGCTGAAATCGAACAGCATGTTCTACAAGAGAAGCTGGAGAGAAAGAGGACAGGACTGGTCTCGGGATCTATGTATGGAGGGAGGAGAGTTGCATGAGACAGCTTTTGAAAAGGCTTTATGGGGAGAACAACACATGCATGTGAGTTGCAGGGGGTTAGGAGTACACAATGTGCCATTTTGCCTCCGAAGAAAGACTACTACTCTGaccacctttttcttttctttctttattccTTTTGCTTTACACAAGCAGACAAACCAAAAGCTCGCTCGCTCGCCGTCCCTCCCTCCCACCCTCCTTGGGCTTCCAACCCTCCACCTTCCATGACCTAATTATTAGCTGCCTCGTCGTTCTTCTCATGCTCGCTACCACAATATTCCAGCACACGCCATGCATGCAGCATAATCCGATGGTGTTGATCCGAAGAACAGCCAGAGAGATGGTTCATCGTGGACGTAAACCTACCCCCCCGAAAGAAGAGGGAATCACTTCGAAGGCTGATCGATCTGAAAGAGAGAAGGAAGGGTCATATATTTCCCTAGGTAGAACTGGAAAATGATGGCAGTGGTCCAAGCGCCATTTCTTTGTGGGATTCACATCAATTCCCACTCCAAAGCTTGACATGCGTGAAGGGTCGGGAATTGGGAAAAGTATTGGACAGCTTGGAAGAAGGTCGATGAAAAGGATGGCGTGGGTGCTTCAAGCCCCACTGGATCATTCCATTTCCTGTATCCTTTTCTTCCATATATAGAACTCAGCAGCAAATAAACTCCCACAAGAACAAACATTCACGTCAAGCTAAGATCGGATCGTATTACATCAGAATTCCTCAGCCATGTTGGCCTAGTAAATACCAGTCATTCAGATCATCGATCGAACCATTAACAGTATTCTTTAATATTTTTGCATGAAGGTTTTGCTACCATCATATGCATCCTGCCCAACACAGGCCTGTTCTACCAAGGCATATGGGACCCATAGACTGGCACTCACTCTTCAATTGGAATCTCACGTCTGGTTCTTGCAGCAGCCctgtggaaggagagggttcaaaCTCAAACATGCAGCTGAAGAGTCTCGTAGCTTCTGGTCTTTTATGTTGTCATCAGATAAGGTTCGTCAGTAGTAAACCTTCTCAGTAAATTTGTGCTGCTAACATGACAAGGACCATATGCTGGCCCAATAGTTTATAGAGTCGCAATGGGTTGCATGTATACCTATCGAATCGCATCCATTTCCAGCCCAAATCCAACAATATACGGCTTAAAACGATTTCGTTCTCATCAACTATATTGACTTAAACGTAGAAGAGATTATGTCGAGAACTTCATCCAATTTTGGTCTTTATATAGATTAATCGTGGAGCATTCGTTCGAGCCCTTCTCAACCCTTGAACGGGCATTCAAGTCTTCCTTCGATTATATTGGACTTGTTGGATCCAAGCATTTTTACTATCGTTAATGGTGGATGAGTGAGATATCACATGATCCAACGACACCCACCTAAGTTTATTATGCAGGCAATTGCGCTGGTTGACCATTTCCCTTCGTCTAATAAGAGAGTAAATTAGCATATGTATTTCCTGTCCTCCACGTCAGGCCCCTGTATCGAGTGACCGCTGACTTTTATTATATCGCGAGTTTACCAAAATGCCCCCTCACCACCTCAGAAGACGTACCCACGTCTCCACTAAACGTGACCCGAACTCCGCTTACCCAATCGCACCAAAATGCCCCCTCGCTTTCTCACGTCATTTTGGTGGTTAATTATAAGCATATGACGTGTCGTGGTATCGTTGCGGGTTCGAACCGCTGGTGCCGATTTAATAGTGTGCTCTTGCTATTGGTGTGAACAAAGAGGGTAGTTTCGGCATAGTGGCTCTTTAAAACGATCGATGACGGGAGGATGACGCGAGAGAGCTCTGAAGATTCTGAGTTGGGCTTGTGGTGTTTTGGGTCGACGAGGGAGATGTTGGCGGTGTTCGATCGGAAGGTCGCGAAGTGCCCGGAGGGGCTGAGGAGCCCGGGGGCGGAGGGGGGCGACGGGGGACGCAGCATGTTGGATCACTTCCTGGCGGCGCGAGCGGGGGCGGTGGCCATCAACCTTGGCTCTTCTGGGGGCTTGGCTTACACGTCGAAGAAGCAGACTCCTCTGCTTCCGAGGTAACTGTAATACAACCAAAATCAAATCTTGATGAACGGCGAGGTGATACATTCGAACAAAAGCTTCGAGCAAGCTGTCGAATCCCTTGTTCGAACATCCCATTCCGTGAGGTTTTAACAGTCTTCCAGTCTTCCGATATGTTCTTTTTGTggataattatatgataattaCCTTCAATTTTGTTCTTCTTTCCTGTTTTGGGTGTGTGTAAGCATTAATTCTTTATACGACCAATTAATTCGCATGGAAGCTTCATATAATCATGTTTCGACGCAGGATTCATTTCAAATGGTCATCTTGGTAAAGGATGATTTCGTTCGTCTGATCTGTTTGTTCTTAAAGCATCGGAATCTTCTGGCAAATGCCCTTCGTACTCAAAACTACACCGTGTGAATTGGATTTGTTGTGAATGATCCTACTGGTAGACGCGTCCAGTATTTCTTGCTAATTTTGAGGTCAAATTAGCTTCTCAGACATAGATATGGCTCATGGGATTGTTGGTGTAAATGTGACGGATGCATCAAAAGGGTTACTAAccattagaattaattttcttttattaaatTGATCATCAAGGTTTACTAGTAAATCTATTTCCGGAATACatttgtatttttctttattGTCTTCTGGTAGGCAATTTATCCAATGAGAAAGGGTTATAATCTTCTTGGCCTTTGTCTTTGTTACTTAACATCGAGAGATTACTGAACTTATCATTGATTTCCTGGAATTAGTTTAATGTTGCCACCTCCATGGAAGTTATCTTCTTTTGATTGTTGCATGGTGCCACTTATATTTTATAATGCTGATGCTGCTTTAGTGTAGAAGGTAAGCCAATCTCTACCCCTGGTAGAGGCAGAGATAAGGTTGTGCACATTGATCCTCCCTGGATTGTGTACATCAATCCTCCCTAGACCGTGGACTGTTAGAAAGATCGTCGCAACAGGTTGTTTTTTTCTTTATGCTGCCTTGTCCATTTGGATAACTTGATAGACCAGAATAATGGGAACTTGATAAAGGAGAGAATCTATTTTTTTGGTCATGTAACAAATGAGAGAAATGGCGAGAATTGATTTCTTTCCAAACCCTCCTTTCTTTGCAAGTGGAGGATGATGTGATAGAATAAAatcttttaagtgattctttatctccagagaggaagaggtttattgcCCTTAGCTTTTCCACTTTTCATCTCTGCTGTGATTACTCTTTCATCCTCTACTCTTTTAATTACTAAAATTGGGGTGCACAGGATGCTGGTGCATCAATAGCTATGTTGCATTGATAGCTTCGATAACTATTTAAGTAAACTCTACAAAAATTATTACCGGCAAAATGTATTTTTGTGTCAAATTAAGGCACATGTGTACATGATCAGATGATGGTGCTGATGCATTCCCAAAACCATTTTGACTCAATAGTTGGATAATTTAATTATCCTTTGCGAAATACTGCAAGGATAAATGGAAATTGCatctcaaaatcatgatcttctcttctttcttttttttccatttaATTTTTTTCTCGTGCTTATATGTCATGTTGGTGGAGATGCTGGCTAGTAGTTACTATTTTCTCCTCTTTCATGCTTGAAAGGTTGAACAGAAATGTGTGTAACTTCAATTTCACCTATCATAGTTTCATCTTTCCTAATAATTCTGCCATTAACGATGGTGGTAGTCTGCTAGTATAATAATTCTTActacttttaaaaaaaaatcctttattttaatttttgtcaTTCTTTGTATCCAAATAATCTTTTTGCTTTAATGCCTTCATAAAGCTCTTACTTATAGTAAACTTTGCAAGTTCTGCTTTTCTCCACCTTCCTGGTTGCATCTAGAACCTCTTTTGTTATGAAAAAACATTTTTAGCTTAAAGGAACAAGATCTAGCAGAATCAGTTTTATGTTTCTTAGTTATTTAGCATGCAACAGAATGGTAATATTCTTGGTGGTTCTTTTGCAGATTATTCGCTGTGgtggatgatatattttgcttATTCCAAGGGCATATCCAGAATATAACTTCTCTCAAGCAACAGTATGGATTAGGCAAGACTGCTAATGAAGTAATTATTGTCATTGAGGCGTATAAAACACTGAGAGATAGAGGACCATTCCCTGCAAGTCAAGTTCTGAGAGATCTAAATGGAAAATTTGCTTTCATTCTGTTTGATAGCTCATCAAACACTACCTTCATGGCCAGCGTGAGTATTCAAATTAATTATCCTCTCCTGCTTTCTATTTCTTTGTTTTTCAAGAATGAAAATTATATAGCGCATACTGTGCCACTGGATAACAACACAATCTTTCTATTGGGCACATGATGCCTTCACAGACTTGAACAATGAAACTTCAACTTTTCAACAGCTTTAAATTTCTCCAGTAGTTTGTCTTTGGCTACTTCTCTATTACTTTACTCAAGCAATTTCGCTTCTTGGCTCCCACCTTCTCCTTTTTTCCTTGTCTTTGACCATGTGAAGAGGGGCACTCCCTTGTGACTCTTGCTTTTCTGATTTTTTGCACTTACCAACTTTGTGTTTCAATCTGTAGTGAGAAACATTCCCTAGCAACCTATGTTTCCTCGTTTCATTTTTGTGCACTTCCCAACATTATATTTCAAGCTGTGGTGAATTTTGAGTTTGGGAGCTCATACTTTCTCTTTCAGACCAAGTAGTTTTGTGGAAAGTTTGAGGAACTTCATGTTTGTGTGAAATAATGCTCCAGAGATTCTCATGTTGACAAAGTTTCCCTTTTGTGCGGTGAATGACAATTGAATTTTCAAAACCCGCACTTTTGTGCAtatgagcccaaaatttgaacaaAATAGTGAAGTTGCATAGATGTATTGCCTAGGTTAGGGCACCCATGGCTTTATGCATCCTCAGATAGTCCATGTGCCTTTCTCAGTTACATGTGTATTTCTCTTCTGTTCTTCACATGTGTTCTCTGACATCTCATGACACTTGAGCTCTAAATGGAAATATCACATACCTTTTCTCCTCGGATCACGTTATGTTATATCTTCTAAAAGAACTCTCAATAAGAGAATTAAGAGTATTTACTATGCCCATAATTTTGATTAAGCATCAATTACTTGATACATCGGAAATAAGAGCACCTGGATCTCAGATGCTTAACAATAGCATTTAGTGTTTTGGTCTTTTTGATACTGATGAGGCGATGACTAAAATTGGCAATGCAGTGACATGTAAATTCTTATAATTGTAAGATGCAAGCAGCTTATGCATAGGTTGGTTTAGTTTGTCATAATTTCAAGTGGAATGTCACTGAATCTGGATGTCTCTTTCTGGACTCAGGATGCTGATGGGAGTGTTCCCTTCTTCTGGGGAGCTGATGCACAAGACCATCTTGTACTTTCCGATGATGCGGACATTGTCAAGAAGGGTTGTGGAAAATCATTTGCACCTTTTCCTAAAGGTACAAAATATTTGAGAATGTCATCTACCATTCAGCATACTGTTGTATCCATGATCTTTCGTGCATATCCTCATTTTCCATTTCCTGGCAGGCTGCTTCTTTACGACATCTGGGGGATTGCAGAGTTTTGAGCATCCTATGAACGAACTTAAGCCGATGCCAAGAGTTGACAGCCAAGGCCAGGTCTGTGGTGCTACGTACAACGTTGACTACATGGCTAAGAAGGATGCCGGGATGCCCAGAGTCGGCAGTTCTGCAAATTGGTCTTCCCAATTTTAACACTGCAAGCAATTGCATGCTGCCTTTGTTGTTTCTCCCTACATATATTAACCATGTCTTTTTTTCCATTTGATGTATCCATGCTTCACCTTGGTGATTGTGCACATCTTTGCAAGAATGTTTATGCTCTTGCCAAAGACCTTGCTATAGCATAAAGCATCATACCTATGTTTGGATCCCTGAACCTTTTATGTAGCAGTGATAAATCTCCCACTTGTATGTGGCAAATAAAAGTTCTTTTTACTTCTTTTGATCAATGATGTAATTTTTATATATTGCTTTTGCTTGATTTCATCTTAGTTTGAAAGGATTACTTCCAGCAAATCCTCAGAGAAAGTTATATATAGTATGATGCATGCAGCTTGAAGCAACAGAGGAATGAGACATCACTGCAGCCTTTAAACAAGGAAGGAGGCAGTTGAATATCAACACTGGCCATCAAGAATTTTATTTTcatgatgaagatattatttgaaGGTTTGAGATGAACTGATACCACTACCAAAATAACAGTattctaattttttcttttttcagaagAAAAGGTTGCTCTCAAATATCTTTTTTCTGTCAAAATCTATGCCGGCTTTTTCTCTCACACATCTGAAAATTCTATCAGGACTTGCTGTGTTCTTTGAACTCATTGGCAACTTCTAAATGGTAGGCATGTTTCCAAGATCCCTTTGCCAGTGTCATAAGAATTTATGTAAATTGATCAAGCCTTATACATTTACTCCTTCGCTCTCTTTAATTCTCTCCAGGAAGCCTGATCATACTTTTATGGTAGTAATTAAAGAGAGACAAAATGGTTTATTGATGAACTTAGCAGATCAAAAGTTTACCTGAGATATGAATGCTTGCTGCTCTCTTTTTATATGATTATCGCACTACATCTACTTAGAAATGTCAAAATATCTTTGAATCGAAAACAAATTACTCCTGTAAATCAAATTAATCCTCATATTATCACTATTATCATACCCTCCTCAAATTCCTGCATCGACGGATCTCATGCGCTGGATACGTCCTTTACCGTCTCTATTGTTACACCTCGAAAGCATCCAATGTTAGCTCACACTAGTATGGTGGTGTCCTCCTCTTCTGTTCTCCTCACGCAACAAAAGCTCTCTTACGCCCATCACCTCCCTCCACCGGATACTCTTTGAACCTCCTTTGTTTCTTCTCTCGCTCTTCTTCCTCGTATTAACCCTTAAgagcttctttctttctctctcaagcACGATGGAAGCTAATATTCTTCGTTGTGGGGGGATTAAGAGGCTTCCTCCGATAAGCAGAAGACCACAAGGGATGGAGTTAGGCCATCGGATGCCACCCCGAAAGCTCCTGTCTTCTGTAGTTGAAGCGAGGGTGCAGACCGAGGAGAAGATGGTGGCAGCCACAGA of the Musa acuminata AAA Group cultivar baxijiao chromosome BXJ3-2, Cavendish_Baxijiao_AAA, whole genome shotgun sequence genome contains:
- the LOC103976368 gene encoding protein indeterminate-domain 7-like is translated as MFLSSSAAAAASNSTSISEEASVSSETRFHVGFSSSLAPSSPHHQPQQPPPKTRKKRSQPGNPDPDAEVVALSPNTLMATNRFICEICNKGFQRDQNLQLHRRGHNLPWKLRQRSSKEVARKRVYVCPEPSCVHHHPSRALGDLTGIKKHFSRKHGEKRWKCDKCSKRYAVHSDWKAHVKTCGTKEYRCDCGTLFSRKDSFITHRAFCDALAEESARLMSAAVTTSPPLHQPLFLPFSSWHPTTSSNPNLILNPSHDPDIGALQIKPAENDLPSLVHHLPTGTSTSAHLSATALLQRASTMGAMSFTNTVSGQGYDGMMVGDVAAFPMWQNGHRLTRDFLGVAAGEAGDEDDDLLLDLVAASSCAPMGDPTKQLSGFPPVTGPWD
- the LOC135631332 gene encoding stem-specific protein TSJT1-like, with protein sequence MLAVFDRKVAKCPEGLRSPGAEGGDGGRSMLDHFLAARAGAVAINLGSSGGLAYTSKKQTPLLPRLFAVVDDIFCLFQGHIQNITSLKQQYGLGKTANEVIIVIEAYKTLRDRGPFPASQVLRDLNGKFAFILFDSSSNTTFMASDADGSVPFFWGADAQDHLVLSDDADIVKKGCGKSFAPFPKGCFFTTSGGLQSFEHPMNELKPMPRVDSQGQVCGATYNVDYMAKKDAGMPRVGSSANWSSQF